TCACGGCCAAGATGGGTCTCGTCAAACGCATCGTTCGGTCGCGACCGGTCCAGGAAGCCTTGGGCTTCGTGGTCGCGAGCTATCTGAAATTCGTGCAGCGCACGAACCGGTTCGTCATGGAACCGGCGGATGCCTACGATCGGATCGGCCCCCAGATGCCCGTGATCGCCGCCATGTGGCACGGGCAGCATTTCATGATCCATTTCGCCAAGCGGCCCCAGGACCGGGCGGCGAGCCTCGTCTCCCGCTCCGGTGACGGAGAGTTCAACGCGGTCGCCCTGCGCCATCTCGGCATCAGGGCCATCCGCGGATCGGGTGCGCGCGGCCGCGATATCCGCAAGAAGGGCGGCATTCAGGCCATGCGCGCCATGCTCAAGGCGCTGGCGGGCGGTGAAATGGTGGTGATGACCGCGGACATTCCCAAGATCTCGCGGGTCTGTGGACAGGGCATCGTGACCCTGGCGCAGATGTCCGGCCGCCCCATCGTGCCGGTTGCCGTGGTCACCAGCCGCCGCATTGATTTCGACAGCTGGGACAGGGCCAGCATCGGCCTGCCCTTCGGGCGCGGCGCGATGGTGCTCGGCGAGCCGGTCCATGTCCCGCGGGATGCGGATGCGACCACGCTCGAGGCCCTTCGTCTCCGGGTGGAGCGGGAGCTCGATGCCGTTCACGAGCGCGCCTACGCCCTCGTCGGGTCGCAGGACCCCGGAGCGAAACCATCGCCGGCCTTCGCAGGGGAATCGCACGCGTGAGCACCCCGTTTCTCTTCAGGGCCTACCGCACGGCCACGGCCCTTCTCGAACCCGCCGTCCTCGGACTTCTTCTGTGGCGGCAGCGCAAGGGGCGCGAGGACCGCACGCGCCTG
This window of the Microvirga sp. TS319 genome carries:
- a CDS encoding lysophospholipid acyltransferase family protein, with translation MGLVKRIVRSRPVQEALGFVVASYLKFVQRTNRFVMEPADAYDRIGPQMPVIAAMWHGQHFMIHFAKRPQDRAASLVSRSGDGEFNAVALRHLGIRAIRGSGARGRDIRKKGGIQAMRAMLKALAGGEMVVMTADIPKISRVCGQGIVTLAQMSGRPIVPVAVVTSRRIDFDSWDRASIGLPFGRGAMVLGEPVHVPRDADATTLEALRLRVERELDAVHERAYALVGSQDPGAKPSPAFAGESHA